Proteins from a single region of Clupea harengus chromosome 5, Ch_v2.0.2, whole genome shotgun sequence:
- the mustn1b gene encoding musculoskeletal embryonic nuclear protein 1b isoform X2 translates to MSQPGEVRKKKRPVMKEEDLKGARSKLGLKGEVKSKTYEVMVECERMGKVAPSVFGGIGSGAETAIEKPKPPATSVFGK, encoded by the exons ATGTCTCAG CCAGGTGAAGTGAGGAAGAAAAAGCGCCCAGTGATGAAGGAAGAGGACCTCAAAGGGGCCCGCAGCAAGCTGGGACTTAAAGGGGAGGTGAAGAGCAAGACCTATGAGGTCATGGTCGAATGCG AGCGCATGGGTAAGGTGGCTCCTTCGGTGTTCGGCGGGATAGGCTCTGGAGCAGAGACCGCCATTGAGAAGCCCAAGCCCCCAGCAACCAGTGTCTTTGGCAAATAG
- the mustn1b gene encoding musculoskeletal embryonic nuclear protein 1b isoform X1, translating into MWATNHVWPVLVSPQPGEVRKKKRPVMKEEDLKGARSKLGLKGEVKSKTYEVMVECERMGKVAPSVFGGIGSGAETAIEKPKPPATSVFGK; encoded by the exons ATGTGGGCAACAAACCATGTTTGGCCTGTCTTGGTTTCTCCTCAGCCAGGTGAAGTGAGGAAGAAAAAGCGCCCAGTGATGAAGGAAGAGGACCTCAAAGGGGCCCGCAGCAAGCTGGGACTTAAAGGGGAGGTGAAGAGCAAGACCTATGAGGTCATGGTCGAATGCG AGCGCATGGGTAAGGTGGCTCCTTCGGTGTTCGGCGGGATAGGCTCTGGAGCAGAGACCGCCATTGAGAAGCCCAAGCCCCCAGCAACCAGTGTCTTTGGCAAATAG
- the stimate gene encoding store-operated calcium entry regulator STIMATE, producing MAESGVRLLSRPGDGVAPGYLSGPSPPNSTVSSSPTPQSNRGCENGDLMDTFGIFLQGLLAVVAFSTLMLKRFREPKHERRPWKIWFLDTSKQAIGMLFIHFANVYLSDLTEEDPCSLYLINFLLDASLGMLFIYAGVRAVSAIVEWRQWDRLRFGEYGEPIQCSAWAGQCALYILIMMFEKVLIMLVLLMPQWKKLAPLNPITNPELELAIVMLIVPFFINALMFWVVDNFLMKKGRTKAKLEEREGGDESRGSTKVRYRRALSHDDSESEILFSADDEMDDSDGDDDVRRLTGHKTVKKKKHRMGIPV from the exons atggcagaGAGTGGCGTTAGACTGCTGTCCAGACCTGGGGATGGTGTAGCCCCTGGATACTTATCTGGTCCCTCGCCACCTAACTCAACTGTGTCCTCGAGCCCCACTCCTCAGTCCAACCGAGGATGTGAAAATGGTGACCTGATGGACACCTTTGGGATATTCCTCCAAGGTCTTTTAGCGGTTGTGGCATTCAGCACTTTGATGT TGAAACGGTTCAGGGAGCCCAAGCATGAGCGAAGGCCCTGGAAAATCTG GTTCTTGGACACGTCCAAACAGGCCATTGGGATGCTGTTCATCCATTTTGCCAACGTCTACTTATCTGACCTTACTGAGGAGGACCCATGTTCTCT ATACCTCATCAACTTCCTGTTGGACGCCTCCCTGGGCATGCTGTTCATCTACGCAGGTGTGCGAGCAGTCAGCGCCATTGTGGAGTGGCGGCAGTGGGACCGCTTGCGCTTCGGAGAATATG GTGAGCCAATCCAATGCAGTGCCTGGGCAGGTCAGTGTGCCCTGTACATCCTCATCATGATGTTTGAGAAGGTCCTCATCATGCTGGTACTGCTCATGCCTCAGTGGAAGAAG CTAGCTCCCCTGAATCCTATAACCAATCCTGAGTTGGAGTTGGCCATCGTTATGCTCATCGTCCCGTTCTTCATCAAT GCCCTGATGTTCTGGGTGGTGGATAACTTCCTGATGAAGAAAGGCCGGACAAAAGCcaagctggaggagagggaaggaggagacgAGTCACGCGGCAGCACCAAGGTGCGCTACAGACGGGCCCTCTCCCACGACGACTCTGAGTCAGag atccTGTTTTCAGCTGACGATGAGATGGATGACTCGGACGGAGATGATGATGTGAGACGCCTCACTGGCCACAAGACggtgaagaaaaagaaacatcgCATGGGCATCCCGGTCTGA
- the sfmbt1 gene encoding scm-like with four MBT domains protein 1, with the protein MSHEPLESDGDSGQDVSDFNWDEYLEENGTLSVPHHAFKHVDQGLQTGLAPGMKLEVSVRGEADGVYWVATIITTCGQLLLLRYEGYQDDRRADFWCDIMTANLHPLGWSRQQEHPMKPPEGVREKHPDWEALLEKALSDSCTAAPAHLLEGAQHVLNPLDLLASGTSLELQDSRDPAVAWAVLIEDNVGGRLRLRYHGTKALPDSDATLWLFYMNSLLHLPGWAKESGCTLRPPAALLPLRTEEEWNEVRQTINSLPQDSTITEEFHKDRPAINTHGFTEGIKLEAVDPAAPFTISPATVSKVFGEQYFLVEMDDLREDAKRRVFLCHRDSPGIFPAQWSLKNGVRLSPPPGFQGQDFDWADYLKQHEAEAAPQQCFPPEQSDQCFKESMMLEAVNPLCPENIHVATVTRVKGQHIWIRLEGLKQPVPEVIAHVDSMDLFPVSWCETNGYPLQFPRKPRVEKQKKIAVVQPEKQVPPKDCPPDALKQHVNIQADTAGQANGKYICPKIYFNHRCFSGPYLNKGRIAELPQCVGPGNCVLVLKEVLTLLINSGYKPSRVLRELQLDQEGRWNGHGETLKAKYKGKTYRATVEIVRTADRVAEFCRKTCIKLECCPNLFGPRMVLERCSENCSVLTKTKYTYYYGKKKSRRVGRPPGGHSNLEGGGKKLGRRRKRRKQLFVHKKRRTASVDNTPAGSPQGSGDEEDLDEDDSLSEDSGSENQYDLQDDSEYSEKKSQPPTPSPSPPETPRPTRRRRKARSPSYSDDENRPPSPKSPRSEPPQKLCLDSSPLEWSVTDVARFIRTTDCAPLARIFLDQEIDGQALLLLNLPTVQECMDLKLGPAIKLCHHIERVKLAFYQQFAS; encoded by the exons ATGAGCCATGAACCACTGGAGTCAG ATGGTGACTCTGGTCAGGATGTGTCTGACTTCAACTGGGACGAATACTTGGAGGAGAATGGCACCCTGTCAGTCCCACATCATGCTTTCAAGCAT GTGGACCAGGGTCTTCAGACAGGCCTTGCCCCCGGCATGAAACTGGAGGTGAGTGTGCGCGGCGAGGCAGACGGGGTGTACTGGGTggccaccatcatcaccacctgCGGACAGCTGCTGCTCCTGCGCTACGAGGGTTACCAGGATGACCGACGCGCCGACTTCTGGTGCGACATTATGACGGCCAACCTTCACCCACTAGGATGGAGTCGACAGCAGGAGCACCCAATGAAACCCCCAGAGG GTGTGCGGGAGAAGCACCCTGACTGGGAGGCCCTGCTGGAGAAAGCCCTCTCCGACAGCTGCACTGCTGCCCCGGCCCACCTGCTCGAAGGG GCCCAACACGTGCTGAACCCCCTGGACCTCCTGGCCAGCGGCACCAGCCTGGAGCTGCAGGACAGCAGGGACCCCGCAGTGGCCTGGGCCGTCCTCATCGAGGACAACGTCGGGGGGCGGCTGCGCCTGCGCTACCACGGCACCAAGGCTCTCCCCGATTCGGACGCCACCCTCTGGCTCTTCTACATGAACTCCCTGCTCCATCTGCCCGGCTGGGCCAAGGAGAGCGGCTGCACTCTCAGACCCCCGGCTG CACTGCTTCCTCTGCGTACTGAGGAGGAGTGGAATGAGGTCAGGCAAACAATCAACTCTCTGCCCCAAGACTCCACTATCACGGAGGAGTTCCATAAG GACCGACCGGCTATCAACACTCACGGTTTCACTGAGGGAATTAAACTGGAGGCTGTAGACCCAGCGGCTCCATTCACCATCAGCCCAGCTACAGTCTCCAAG GTGTTCGGTGAGCAGTACTTCCTAGTAGAGATGGACGACCTGCGGGAGGACGCCAAGCGTCGCGTGTTCCTTTGCCACCGGGACAGCCCGGGCATCTTCCCCGCCCAGTGGAGTCTGAAGAACGGCGTGAGGCTGAGCCCCCCTCCTG GTTTTCAGGGGCAGGACTTTGACTGGGCTGATTATCTGAAGCAGCACGAGGCAGAGGCTGCTCCCCAACAGTGTTTCCCACCT GAGCAATCTGATCAGTGTTTCAAGGAGTCGATGATGCTGGAGGCAGTCAATCCCCTCTGTCCTGAAAATATCCATGTGGCAACTGTcaccagggtcaaaggtcaacataTATGGATCCGACTGGAAG GGCTCAAGCAGCCAGTCCCAGAGGTGATTGCCCACGTGGACTCCATGGACCTTTTCCCAGTCAGCTGGTGTGAAACGAATGGTTACCCACTGCAGTTCCCACGCAAGCCTCGGG TGGAGAAGCAGAAGAAAATTGCTGTGGTGCAGCCTGAGAAACA AGTCCCACCCAAAGACTGTCCTCCTGACGCCCTCAAGCAGCATGTGAACATCCAGGCAGACACTG CTGGACAAGCGAATGGGAAGTACATTTGTCCAAAGATCTACTTCAATCACCGCTGCTTCTCCGGGCCGTACCTCAACAAGGGTCGCATTGCTGAGCTGCCCCAGTGTGTGGGGCCAGGGAACTGCGTTCTGGTGCTGAAGGAG GTGCTGACTCTCCTGATAAACTCGGGCTACAAGCCGAGCCGTGTGCTGAGAGAGCTGCAGCTGGACCAGGAGGGCCGCTGGAACGGCCACGGCGAGACGCTAAAGGCCAA GTATAAGGGCAAGACTTACAGAGCCACAGTGGAGATCGTCCGCACCGCTGACCGGGTGGCAGAGTTCTGCAGGAAGACCTGCATCAAGCTGGAGTGCTGCCCCAACCTGTTCGGCCCACGGATGGTTCTGGAACGCTGCTCTGAGAACTGCTCTGTGCTCACCAAGACCAAATACA CATATTACTATGGTAAGAAGAAGAGCAGGCGTGTGGGGAGACCCCCAGGGGGACACTCCAACCTAGAGGGAGGTGGCAAGAAGctgggcaggaggaggaagaggaggaaacagcTGTTTGTTCACAAGAAGAGGCGGACGGCCTCCGTCGACAACACACCTGCTGGTTCACCACAG GGCAGTGGTGATGAAGAGGATCTGGACGAGGATGATTCCCTGAGCGAGGACTCCGGGTCGGAGAATCAGTATGATCTGCAAGATGACTCGGAGTATTCCGAGAAGAAGTCCCAGCCACcgacaccctctccctcccctcccgaGACGCCACGTCCCACTCGCAGGCGGCGTAAAGCCCGCTCTCCCTCCTACTCCGACGACGAGAACCGCCCTCCCTCGCCAAAG AGCCCCCGCAGCGAGCCACCCCAGAAGCTGTGCTTGGACAGCAGCCCTCTGGAGTGGAGCGTGACAGACGTGGCGCGCTTCATCAGGACGACAGACTGTGCTCCGCTGGCACGCATCTTCCTGGACCAG GAAATTGATGGGCAGGCCTTGCTTTTACTCAACCTGCCCACTGTTCAGGAATGTATGGACCTGAAGTTGGGCCCAGCTATCAAACTGTGTCACCACATTGAACGAGTCAAGCTGGCATTCTACCAGCAGTTTGCCAGCTGA